The genomic interval ATTTTAACTCGTCTCTTTTGTTCTCTCTTACCTTTgtatcagtggtatcagagcagaaaACGTGTGAGAAAAAAACAAGAGCGATAGAGTTCTCAAACAGAATCAATGGCTTTAGATTCAAATTTTGTGCAGGTGGCGATCCCACGTTTTGATGGTCACTATGACCATTGGAGTATGCTAATGGAAAACTTTGAACGGTCAAAAGAGCATTAGTCGATCGTTGAATTTGGAATTGACGAACCAACAACAAATACAGTCCTGACGGATGCCCAAAAAAACAGCGTTGGAAGGGAGAAAGCTAAAAGGAAGGCAAAAAATTACCTTTTTCAGGCCATTGATCGTCCCATCTTGGAAACAATTCTTAGCAAagaaacttccaaagatatttggGATTCCATGAAGAAAAAATATCAAGGCTCTGCTAGAGTGAAGCGTGCATAGCTTCAAGCTTTGAGAAGAGATTTTGAAACTCTACAAATGAAGGATGGGGAATCTGTCACCAACTATTGTGCCAAGACAATGGAGATCAGCAACAAAATGCAATTTCATGGTGAGAAGATGGGCGATGTCACCATTGTGGAGAAGATATTGCGTTCCCTGACACCAACATTTGATTATGTTGTGTGTTCAATTGAAGAATCGAAAGACATAGATGCATTCTCTCTCGATGAACTGCAGAGCTCCTTGCTGGTCCATGAACAAAAGATGAACCGAAGTTCAACTTCAAAGGAGCAAGCTTTGAAGGCTTCTACCTCTACGCATTTCTCAAACTCTAAAGGAAGGGGAGATCGAGGCAATAGAAATAGCAGCAGGTATTCAAAGCAAATGATAATCAATTTCAGGGCAAAGGTAGAGGACGAGATCAACATTTTGAAAAATCCAAGGTAGAGTGCTTTAGATGTCATAAATTTGGCCATTATAGTTTTAAATGTTATACTAGGTTGCctaatgaaaaagaaaaggaagagcaATCGAATTTTGCCGAAAATAAGGAAGTGGAAACTTTGTTGATGGCTGTTCAAGCTAATTGGGAACCTGAATCTGATGTTTGGTATGTGGATATGGGCTGCAGTGACCACATGTGTGGAAGTAagccttctttttcttatttaaatgaaGGCTTTCATTCTACAGTAAGTTTTGGAGATTGTTCCACTGTGAGGGTGATGAAAAGGTGATATTGAGATCAGAACTAAGAATGGTTTTGTAGAAACAATTTCTAATGTCCTTTACGTTCCTGACTTGAGAAGCAATTTGTTAAGTGCTGGTCAATTGCAAGAAAAGGGATATGTAATCACTATTCAAAAGGGTGTTTGTGAGATTTATGATCCTACTAGAGGAGCTATTGCTATTGTGCAAATGAGTTCAAACAGGTTGTTTCCATTGAAGATTGAAAGTGTGCAATCTTGTTTGGTAGCTGAAGTAAAAGATCCTTCTTGGTTGTGGCATTTTCGTTATGGCCACTTGAGTTTTGGTGGATTGAAGACCCTCCAATAGAAAAATATGGTGACTGATCTTTCCTAGATTAGTATTCCATCCCAAGTTTGTGAAGAATGTGTTGTTGGCAAACAATATCGTTCTCAATTTCCCCAAGAGAAGTCATGGCGAGCAAAAGGTATTCTGAAGCTAATTCATTCTGATATTTGTGGCCCGATATCACCATCTTCTAATAGAGGAAAGACCATTAAGACCCTCTGAACAGATCGTGGTGGAGAATATTGTTCAACCAAATTTGAAGTTTTTTGTGAATTTCATGGCATTCAAAGAGTGCTAACAACTGCTtatacaccacaacaaaatggtgtatcaGAGAGGAAAAACAGAACCATCCTCAATATGGTGAGAAGCTTGTTGGCAAGAAGAAGAATTCCAAAACTGTTTTGACCTGAAGCAGTAAATTTGAGTATTCACATCTTGAATAGAAGTCCTACATTTGCTGTTCAAAATATGACTCCGGAGGAGGCTTGGAGTGGAAGGAAACAAGGTgtagattattttaaaatttttgactgCATCGCTTATGCACATATCCCAGATGaaaaaaggaagaaacttgaTGATAAAGGAGAAAAGTGTGTCTTTCTTGGTGTTAGTGAAGCATCCAATGCATATAAATTGTTTAATCCACTAACCAAGAAGATTGTGACCAGCCGAGATGTTGTATTTGATGAGGAAAACACTTGGGATTGGAATAGGCAGCAACCTACTCAAGTTCTTTTTGACAATGATTCTGAAAGAGAGCCAACTCCAACAGCTGCTGAAATTTTGCCAACAGCAGCAGAAGCTATTGATACAGCAGCTCAATCTCTTCGTCGTATTCGAAAAAGGCCCGCATGGATGGAAGACTATGAGGTAACTGAAATTAAAGATCCAATCACTTATTTTGCTTTATTTTCACATTGTAATCCTACAACTTTTGAAAGTGCCGTCAAAGAAGCAAAATGGCGGAAGACAATGGATGATGAAATTGATGCCATTGAAAGAAATGATACTTGGGAGCTGACTAATCTTCCAAAAGAGTACAAAACCATTGGTGTAAAGTGGGTcttcaaaacaaaactaaaagaaaatggTGAAGTTGATAAGTATAAGGCGCGTTTGGTAGCGAAGGGATATAAGCAGGAATATGGGATCGATTATACAGAAGTTTTTGCTCCCGTTGCAAGACATGATACAATCAGATTAATGATCACATTGGCGGCGCAGAACTTGTGGCCTATTTTCCAGCTGGATGTCAAATCAGCATTCTTGCATAGAGACTTGGAGGAACAGGTATTTGTAGAACAACCCCTTGGTTATATTAAGATCGAAAATGAGCATAAGGTGTATAGATTAAAGAAAGCTctttatggattaaaacaagctccatgAGCTTGGTATAGTCGCATTGAGACTTATTTTTTCAAAGAAGACTTTCACAAATGTCCATATAAGCACACATTTTTTGTTAAAATTGGAGATAAAGGGAAATTGCTCATTGTTTGCTTATACGTAGACGATCTTATATTTACTGGAAATGATGGTGTAATGTTTAAAGAATTCAAGAAATCTATGATGGTTGAATTTGAAATATCTGACCTTGGTATGATGCATTACTTCCTTGGCATAAAAGTAGTACAATCAGCTAATGGGATCTTTATTTCTCAAAAGAAGTATGTGCAAGATATTTTGGACAGGTTTCAGATGAAGGATTGCAATCATGTAAGCACTCCAACTGAGTTTGGCTTGAAGCTAAACAAAGATCATGAAGGGAAGAAGGTGGACAGCACACTTTACAAGCAAATTGTTGGCAGTTTGATGTATTTAACTGCAACAAGACTAGACATAATGTATTTTGTGAGTTTGATAAGTAGATATATGGAGAATCCAACATAGATGCATTTGTTAGCTTCCAAGAAAATCCTTCGTTATTTGCAAGGAACTAGAGATTTTGGGTTGTTCTACAAGAAGGCTAAAAAGTAAGAGTTGTTCAGGTTTACTGATAGTGATTATGCAGGAGACCAAGACGATAGAAGGAGCACTTCGGGCTATGTTTTTATGTTGGGCACGGGGGTTGTTTCATGGTCTTCTAAGAAGCAACCAATTGTCACCTTGTCAACTACAAAAGCTGAATTTATTACTGCAACCACTTGTGCAAGCTGAATTTATTACTGCAACCGCTTGTGCTTGTCAAGCTATCTGGTTgaaaagaattcttgaagagctaCAGTTCAAGCAAGTTGAAGTTACTATAGTTTTTTGTGACAactcagcaatcaaactctccaAGAATCCTGTGTTATATGAAGAAGCAAACATATCgatgtgaaatattattttttaaaagatctcAGCAAAGATGGAACAATCAAACTCGTTTATTGTCGAAGTAAAGACCAAGTTGCAGATATACAGACCAAGCCTCTCAAGCTGGCTACATTTGTGAAGTTGCATGGTCTACTTGGAGTTTGTTCACATGCTTCTGTAAAGGAGGACTTTGCAGAGGGTTGATTTTCTTTTAAACTGATTTCTATATATTTTAGTTTAAGGGAGGGTGTTaagatttaattattttattttatatttattaatgtTTATTGGAAGCTCTAGTCATTggtaggagttgtggttagtgctagCATGTGATGCTATTTTATAGGAATTGTGGTTAGTGGTACCATGTGATCttatcttataggaattgtggtTAGTGGTagcatgtgatcctattttatagAAGTTTGTGGTTAGTGCTAGAATGAAGTGTTCTGATGTAAATCCTATATATAGGCCCTTTTCTTATCAATTTTAGATAAAAGCTTTACCATTTTAACTTGTCTCTTTTGTTTACTCTTACCTTTACCTTTGTATCAAAATGTAGGAGAAAATCAAAACCTCTAAGTCCTAAACACCTTCCTTTAACATAAAAAAGCCACTTGATTTGCAATCATATTAGCATTGacaggctccccctcaaatataAGTAAATTTTTAGCTTTTCAATTATCGTAAATGGAAGTAGTCTACACAACCTACATAAGTCATCTTTACGCACTTTATTTTGTCCAGACCTACTTTGAGTCGCACCTTTTAGGGTCTATCATGCATATTTCATTTCTGCAAATAACACAAATGGGTCATTGGAAGAAAATATCAAGGACAATAAATTGACTTATAATGCCACTATTTGGGTAATTTGAGTACATTACATTTTCAAAAATCCTATCACGCCCATTCTTCTTGAACCCTAACAAAAACAGTACATCTTTTTGGCAGGAGTTACTTCAACAACAATCTGCAATAAATTTCTGCACTTCCCGTCTTGTCTTTTTCAAATAAACTCTCTCAATCCCAAGAAAGAAAACTGCACAACCATATAAATGCTTTTATACAAATTTGAACATATTTACAGGGAAAAGGAGCTGCTTCCGCATTCTAACAGAAGCTCTGCCCCCTTCCATCATCCTTTTGGCAGCATAAAGAAGCCATGATTTGTCGATTCCTTTAAAAGCCCCTGATTATTCTGTCATGTGCTAGGCTCATAAGCCCAGAAAGTATCCGGATCCGAAGAGAATAGGGAAAAATCCTGAACTTCCAAATTTGCTATGTGCCAATCGACAAAACGAGCTTGTATTGACTTGAATAGAAGAAGAATGGTTGGCAACAGCCACCACTTATCATCCTCCCTGTGAGCAGAAACAATTGAGAAGTTACTAGAAATAGTTAATCAAGGAATGTTCAAGTTCAAACAAAAAAAAGAGGCAACAGAGACAGCCGAAACTGTTTTTGCACTATTCAAAGttaagaaaatggaaaaaaaaaaaaaattagtatttatCTGGTATAACCTATCTATGGGTTGTATGACATTTTTTCGCCTCATATTTATATGGATGAATTGAAAACCAGTCCATCAAAATAGATTTGACCTGAGTGATGTTTACCATTCCATTTTGCTTtttgaaaacaaacaaaaattgtcaaaatttggcAGAATTTCTAAACATCTCAGATAAGAGCCAAATAGAAATTATTTTGCATTTTGTTCTGAACAAGAAATCCAAGGAATCCCCAGTCCATGGCTTAATCAGAGAAGGTAGAACCAGTGACTATTTCTTTCAACAATGTCACTGAAAGTCAATCACAGATGGCATggaaacatcttcaagaggtaCAGGAAGATCAATGATATGTTCATGCCAAAAGAAGAGGGCTAAAAGAAACACAAAACTGCAGTTTGGTCAATTTTGAAACTAATGAGGAAGCCGTTAAGCAAAAGCCAGTTGCAATGGTGCATTGCTGCTAGGCTGTATGCTACATGTGAAGAAGATATTGGCCTCAAGAGAAGAACGAATAAAAAGGGGATGAGGTCAAACAACCAAATTTGAAGCTCACACGACAATAAAAAGATGAGCACAGGACACTGATAAAACAAACTGAGTCGCAGAAGCAAGAGGGAAAATAGATCGTGTGAGAAGTTCTAATGGGGAAGTGCAAGGGGACTACTAAAAGTCCAAGCACCTGACAAGTCAGACCCAAAGCTGGATTGGCTAAAGATATCTGCGGAGGCTCGACTCCTAAACCCCTGAGCAACAAGGGGCGGTTGTCCCTTTCATGACCCTTGAAGCAAGGTGTGAAGAAGCTCCAAACCAGACTACTTGGAGGTAGTCCTCTTAGGTTCCATTTGATTTGAAGGATTCTAAAGAATTCTTGGGAATGCAAAGGCCACGGCATCTTATTCCCAAGTTTGTTTCATGCTTAGAAAGTAACATGATGCAATCTCAGTCCCTAAGAATGAAGGAACAAAAACATAAGAATCTCATTCCCATGGGCATCcaattttttgaactaaaattttCCCTGGGGACAGTTGGACATCAATGCCCTCATAATATaatgttattaaaataataacatacactattataataaaaaaatattaaataaagagAGAGCAATAAAACTGAAAGTAATATTATCATtaagtaatattttttttttataaaataaaaatatatttcattaaagaaaaaataatgtaCAAAATGGAGAATAACAAATCTTCCCAAGTAGAAagaatataaaatttttttttttttttttatggaaaaaaaagaagagatttcattaaagAGGAAAGCATGTACAAAGAATAGAATAAAACATCCTCCCatttaaaaaagaaactttaaaggaTGAGATTGCAATAAAAATAAACTGCCTGCCTTCCAATCTCACTGAAGATCTGAAAAGAACcgaatacaaaatatataaaacaacaataaaaataacaCAGCTTGCCATTTTCATTGTAGATCTGAGGACACCGTTTAATGACAACTGGCTGCAAAAGACCAAAGCAAAGCCAAGTAATGTATCCTGTCTCAGAGCAAAGAAGACATCATTTTCATCCCCGTAAATACATGTGCATTCCATTCAAACCAAATACCCCACAAAACTACAAAAGTCCCACATGTCCATAAGGCTGAGCAATCTCCATTCATGCCAAAACCCATCAAAGAAACAGCCCACAAATCCTCAATTAATTCCAGACAAAAACCTAGTCCTCTCCAAACAATAAAACAACTCATTCCAAACCCTCCAATAGAAAGAAAAACGCAGAAAAATATGAGGGGTGGATTCTCAACAGTCAAAACATGAAGGACAAATCCAGAGATAAAGCCTTTAGAGGCCTCCTACTTTGCAATAGATTGCTAGTGATAACTTCATTAAGGACAACCAATCAATAAAAGTCTCCAATCTAGATGGGGCTTTAGCCCTCCAAATAGTACAATGAAGCGGAAAGAACAAGCCAATATGAATCAAATGCTCCAGAGAAATATCTTAAGCCCAAGACTCAAGATCCCCATATCAGTAGGATGATAACCCTACACCAACAGCAGAGAACAGAGCTCCTCCACCTCCACATTATGAAGACACGTTCAAAAATGGAAATCTTAAGAGATAATTCATCCATTcgagataaaaataaatataaaaaaaaagaacacCATTATGCATCAAGGAAAGACGatacaaatgaggaaaagaaatgagaaatgaaaaataacccaaccaaTTATCTTCCCAAGAACAAATGCGAAAACCCTTAAACACAACAACTTTGGTGTAAGCCGCAAGAAATAACGATGAATagatctgtaaaatatatcttcAAGGACTCTCTGAAGAACATCATTTTCCCAAATTAGCATCCAACTCATTTATCTCCATGAAAAACTTACTTTTAGTAGCTTTATACCCTGTTGTTAGAtttccactttacctaaaagtttttaagctattaggttgtgggccaacattgaatatcaagttttaacactcccaACAGCTCATGGAGAGACaaacaaatgataaatatgtattattttttaaacaccacacaataaacacacgcaacaagactagaacccaaaacctcctggtaaccagctctgatccATCTGAGATTACACTTTACAAAAAACTTAAGCTATTaagttgtggaccaacaatgcaCAGTAAGTTTTAATAGTACCAAAGGGAGATCTCATTCATGGGAGACTATCAATTGCCATTTTTTAACCAACAAAATAACAAGacctagctatatatatatataaaatggctatatatatatataaaattaagatACAAATCAAAGAAAAAAGACTGCAACATAGGACAGTTGACTGGCCACTTATTGGCGGTCGACTAGCCCTTTTCCCTTCTTTGGTTTGGGGCGCCATCCGATAGCGGTCAACCAACTAAGTGAAATTCAAATTGTTTAGTTGTTTTCATTTGATTGGCTAGTGGATCCAAACATGCCAAGTGTCCTATAAGTTGTTACATGTCAAGCAATGATTAGGGCAATTGGTAGTTACTGGTTGGTGGTCGTTAGTTTGAGTTTGactctttgaaattcaaattcgaGTGTTTTCCCACCATATTTCAGTGGTCTATAAATAGACCATTTGGGAGGCCTTTTGGGCAGTTCCAAGTGGGGGAAAAggagagagaaattgaagagttTGAACATCCTTTGAAGGGGTTTGAGAGATGATTATGTTTTAAGAATTGAGAAGAGAATAACATCTTTTTCTCTTCTTGTTTGAGGGTTATCTAGGGGTGTGCACATTTGAAAGACTATCCCCACTTGATCAACAATTAAGAATTTGATACAAGGTCCACCCTATTACTTTATCCTTGTTGTCTTCAAGAGTTATTTCGAGTTTGTGCATGAATCCATACATGTAATGTAGGTTGTTATGCTGTTATTCTAGCataaaatcatgcattttgtGATGAAAATGTCATCTAGGATCCATTTGGGATGAAGTTGTAGTTTACATTTGTGAAGAAATTGCATAAAGTGGCATTTTTCAAAGGAGGGACATGTAGGCGGTCGACCAGCCTATCCCAAGGCCATATTTTTTGCCATTTTCTCCATACTTCCTCtagtttttgtgaattttatgagTCTAAACACTCCCTAGAATGTATGGTCAAGTTTAAATGTTGATATCTTAATGTGTTTTCATGGTTTTTCCATTAAAAACCAAGATTTCATTTTAAAATAGGATTTTCAAAAAGTTTCAagtgtttttcaagtttttcaaacCAAAAAATTGGAGTGAACGTTCACGATGTGGCATTCAAGCATTCGccagattttcaaattttcaaagcgAGGTTGTGGTTCTCCCACAAAAAATCCACACTTTTTAAAGTTTAAGTAAAACaccatttttcaaaataatcaccTATGACGTAACTTGAGGGTGGaaaaatgatgtattttcaaaCTTAAACttgattaaattttgatttgcaGAGGATTCATTCAAAgtcaaatttttaaaacaaaaatgaaGATTTTTCAATCAAAATGTCAAAATTTTTCAAGTGATTTCAAGAATTGCATCAAAATATTTGCTAAAACcaaatttggaaatgttttgatgAACTGCAGATGGCTTGATTCCTCACTGGAGGATATGTAGGCATTTTACTCATGTAGACTTGGACAATAAAGGAAAAAACATAAATTCATTCCCTTCTTTTCCCTCTtaccttttatttcttttctttctttgggCATTAATGTGTGTCCAAATGACCTCCCAACTAATTAAATGATCACTCTATTCCTTGACCCAGACCAAAGGAAATTTCTCAAGATTCTCCAAATCTTTCTAGCTACTTGTCC from Malania oleifera isolate guangnan ecotype guangnan chromosome 9, ASM2987363v1, whole genome shotgun sequence carries:
- the LOC131164449 gene encoding uncharacterized protein LOC131164449 encodes the protein MKDGESVTNYCAKTMEISNKMQFHGEKMGDVTIVEKILRSLTPTFDYVVCSIEESKDIDAFSLDELQSSLLVHEQKMNRSSTSKEQALKASTSTHFSNSKGRGDRGNRNSSRLPNEKEKEEQSNFAENKEVETLLMAVQANWEPESDVWYVDMGCSDHMCGSDIEIRTKNGFVETISNVLYVPDLRSNLLSAGQLQEKGYVITIQKGVCEIYDPTRGAIAIVQMSSNRLFPLKIESVQSCLVAEVKDPSWLWHFRYGHLSFGGLKTLQ